From the genome of Verrucomicrobiia bacterium, one region includes:
- a CDS encoding DNA-3-methyladenine glycosylase 2 family protein has translation MTPEAHRHLARVDPVMRRLIRKVGPCPLKPDRRTPYEALVSAVAHQQLNGVAAGTILRRFRALFDGRGFPRPDAVAAVADAPIRAAGFSRAKLAAIRDLSARAMNGRLPSRRVLARWDDERIIACLTECRGVGRWTVEMFLMFGLARPDVLPVDDFGVRNGFRIAYGRPEMPAPDALAAHAERWRPHRTTASWYLWRAADLSR, from the coding sequence ATGACTCCAGAGGCGCATCGTCACCTCGCCCGTGTGGATCCTGTGATGCGCCGGCTCATCCGGAAGGTGGGTCCGTGTCCGCTCAAGCCCGACCGGCGGACCCCGTACGAGGCCCTCGTGTCGGCGGTGGCCCACCAGCAGCTCAATGGCGTCGCAGCAGGCACGATCCTGCGCCGTTTCCGCGCCCTGTTCGACGGACGGGGCTTTCCCAGGCCCGATGCGGTGGCCGCGGTGGCCGATGCGCCGATTCGCGCCGCCGGATTTTCGAGGGCCAAGCTGGCCGCCATCCGCGATTTGAGCGCGCGGGCGATGAATGGACGCCTCCCCTCGCGTCGGGTGCTGGCCCGTTGGGACGATGAACGGATCATCGCCTGTCTCACGGAATGCCGCGGCGTCGGACGCTGGACCGTCGAGATGTTCCTCATGTTCGGGCTGGCACGGCCGGATGTCCTCCCCGTGGACGATTTCGGAGTGCGCAACGGATTTCGGATCGCCTACGGCCGGCCGGAGATGCCGGCACCGGATGCGTTGGCGGCGCACGCGGAGCGGTGGCGTCCGCACCGGACGACCGCCAGTTGGTACCTGTGGCGCGCCGCGGACCTGTCGCGTTGA
- a CDS encoding GNAT family N-acetyltransferase gives MAAEESQRQQRLPGGFRIRSATVGDTPVIHRFIHALAAYERLSQECVATEEGLRATVFGESPAAEVVLGEWDGTPVGMALFFTNYSTFLARPGIYMEDLFVLPEFRGRGFGKALLLHVGRLARQRGCGRFDWAVLKWNTPSIEFYRSLGAVPLDEWTVMRLAGDALARLPDPGEPTKS, from the coding sequence ATGGCCGCCGAGGAGTCCCAGCGGCAGCAGCGGCTCCCCGGGGGGTTCCGGATCCGTTCCGCAACGGTGGGCGACACCCCGGTCATCCACCGGTTCATTCATGCTCTGGCTGCCTACGAGCGGCTCTCGCAGGAGTGCGTCGCCACCGAGGAAGGGCTCCGCGCCACCGTGTTTGGCGAGTCTCCTGCCGCCGAGGTGGTGTTGGGGGAATGGGATGGGACGCCGGTGGGCATGGCCCTTTTTTTCACGAATTACTCCACATTCCTGGCCAGGCCGGGGATCTACATGGAGGACCTTTTCGTGCTCCCGGAATTCCGGGGTCGTGGGTTTGGAAAGGCGCTCCTCCTCCACGTGGGCCGGCTGGCGCGGCAGCGCGGATGCGGGCGCTTCGACTGGGCGGTGCTGAAGTGGAACACCCCCAGCATTGAGTTCTACCGATCCCTGGGGGCGGTGCCGCTCGACGAATGGACCGTGATGCGGCTTGCGGGCGATGCCCTGGCCCGTTTGCCTGACCCGGGTGAACCGACGAAATCCTGA
- a CDS encoding glutaredoxin, whose amino-acid sequence MTSPVTKPRIVAWMKPSCGWSQGVRAVLNKYNLPFEDRDIINNPDFYQEMVEKTGQMLQPSLEVNGQILADVSGEEVERWLLQQGLVSPNSTVPPVPINQPCAHEVPGAPADVGFRR is encoded by the coding sequence ATGACATCTCCTGTGACCAAACCACGCATCGTTGCCTGGATGAAACCTTCCTGCGGCTGGAGCCAGGGGGTTCGCGCCGTGCTGAACAAATACAACCTGCCCTTCGAGGACCGCGACATCATCAACAACCCGGATTTCTACCAGGAGATGGTCGAAAAGACCGGCCAGATGCTGCAGCCCTCCCTGGAGGTCAACGGTCAGATCCTTGCCGATGTCAGCGGCGAGGAGGTGGAGCGATGGCTGCTCCAGCAGGGTCTCGTCTCGCCCAACAGCACGGTGCCCCCGGTCCCGATCAACCAGCCCTGCGCCCACGAGGTCCCGGGCGCTCCTGCAGACGTCGGGTTTCGTCGTTGA
- the aroQ gene encoding type II 3-dehydroquinate dehydratase, whose translation MTIYVINGPNLNLLGTRQPEIYGRITLPEIEAGMRVRARELAVELEFHQSNHEGDLVDWIQKARETAAAVVLNAAAYTHTSVALRDAIAASGIPVIEVHLSNIHARESFRHRSLIAPVCHGQICGFGADSYRLGLDAAVSVARSGASGSPGSS comes from the coding sequence GTGACCATTTATGTGATCAACGGTCCGAACCTCAACCTGCTCGGAACCCGCCAGCCGGAAATCTACGGCCGGATAACCCTGCCGGAGATTGAGGCGGGGATGAGGGTCCGCGCCCGGGAACTGGCCGTGGAACTCGAATTCCACCAGAGCAACCACGAGGGGGACCTGGTGGACTGGATCCAGAAGGCCCGGGAGACCGCTGCGGCCGTGGTGCTCAACGCGGCGGCCTACACGCACACGAGCGTCGCCCTTCGGGACGCCATCGCCGCCTCCGGAATCCCCGTGATTGAAGTCCACCTGTCCAACATCCACGCCCGGGAGTCGTTCCGGCACCGCTCGCTCATCGCGCCGGTGTGTCACGGTCAGATTTGCGGCTTCGGGGCCGATTCGTACCGGCTTGGACTGGACGCCGCCGTCTCCGTGGCCCGCTCCGGGGCGTCCGGTTCCCCCGGTTCGTCGTGA
- a CDS encoding GTP-binding protein: MLPEEIRRRRTFAIISHPDAGKTTLTEKLLLYGGAVQLAGSVTARRNQRATTSDWMELEKKRGISISSTVLQFEYAGYCVNLLDTPGHKDFSEDTYRVLTAVDAVIMVIDAGKGVEAQTRKLFEVCARRGVPIFTFMNKLDRPARDPIGLMDELESVLGIRSVAMNWPLGSGAEFRGVYDRVAREVHLYERTAGGRHRAAVQVTGLDDPRVAGVLEPEVYAQVREQIEMIEMAGAALDPEQVLAGRLTPVFFGSGVNNFGVQLLLDSFLRQSPPPQGRPVRRIAPADPVAE; this comes from the coding sequence ATGTTGCCCGAAGAGATCCGGCGCCGGCGGACGTTTGCGATCATTTCGCACCCCGATGCCGGGAAGACGACGCTGACAGAGAAACTGCTGCTGTATGGCGGGGCGGTGCAGCTGGCCGGCTCCGTGACCGCCCGGCGCAACCAGAGGGCCACGACCTCGGACTGGATGGAACTCGAAAAGAAGCGGGGCATTTCCATCAGCTCCACGGTCCTCCAGTTCGAGTACGCCGGCTATTGCGTCAACCTGCTCGACACCCCGGGCCACAAGGATTTCTCCGAAGACACCTACCGGGTGCTGACCGCCGTGGACGCGGTGATCATGGTCATTGATGCAGGCAAGGGGGTGGAGGCGCAGACGCGGAAGCTGTTCGAGGTGTGCGCCCGGCGCGGCGTGCCGATCTTCACATTCATGAACAAGCTGGACCGCCCGGCCCGTGACCCGATCGGCCTGATGGACGAGCTCGAGTCCGTGCTCGGTATTCGTTCGGTTGCGATGAACTGGCCGCTGGGAAGCGGGGCGGAATTTCGCGGGGTGTACGACCGGGTGGCGCGTGAGGTGCATCTGTATGAGCGGACGGCCGGCGGACGCCATCGGGCGGCGGTGCAGGTGACGGGGTTGGACGATCCCCGGGTCGCCGGGGTGCTGGAGCCGGAGGTGTATGCGCAAGTCCGGGAACAGATCGAGATGATCGAGATGGCGGGGGCGGCGTTGGATCCGGAGCAGGTCCTTGCCGGCCGGCTGACCCCGGTGTTTTTCGGATCCGGGGTGAACAACTTCGGGGTGCAGCTGCTGCTCGACAGTTTCCTGCGCCAGTCGCCGCCTCCCCAGGGGCGTCCGGTCCGCCGGATCGCTCCGGCCGACCCCGTCGCGGAGTGA
- the phoU gene encoding phosphate signaling complex protein PhoU: MMTHFEVELQSLRERLLAMASRAEASVARAMDALIARDDDAARRVREEDDAIDQLEKAIDEEAIRLLSKAPLATQLRLIVTTTKIARDLERVGDEATTIARRSIELSQEPQLKPYVDLPRMAQLTRGMLNDALQAFVARDPALARGVIPRDREVDALNKQLYRELAGCMITDPGTTNRSLNLMAISKALERIADHAKNIAEDVVYLYEAKDIRHAGSQSGAPPP, translated from the coding sequence CTGATGACCCATTTTGAGGTGGAACTTCAAAGCCTTCGGGAGCGCCTGCTCGCCATGGCCAGCCGCGCCGAAGCCTCGGTGGCCCGCGCGATGGACGCCCTGATCGCGCGGGACGACGATGCCGCCCGAAGGGTCCGCGAGGAGGACGATGCGATTGACCAGCTGGAAAAGGCGATTGACGAAGAGGCGATCCGACTGCTGTCCAAGGCGCCGCTGGCAACCCAGCTGCGGCTCATCGTCACGACGACCAAGATTGCCCGCGACCTGGAGCGGGTGGGGGACGAGGCCACCACCATTGCCCGGCGCTCCATTGAACTGAGCCAGGAACCGCAATTGAAGCCGTACGTGGACCTTCCCCGCATGGCCCAGCTCACCCGAGGCATGCTCAACGACGCCCTGCAGGCCTTCGTGGCCCGCGATCCCGCCCTGGCCCGCGGGGTCATTCCCAGGGATCGCGAAGTGGATGCGCTCAACAAGCAGCTCTACCGGGAGCTGGCGGGCTGCATGATCACCGACCCGGGCACCACCAACCGCAGCCTCAACCTCATGGCCATCAGCAAAGCCCTCGAACGGATCGCCGATCACGCGAAAAACATCGCCGAGGATGTCGTGTACCTCTACGAGGCGAAGGACATCCGTCATGCCGGCTCGCAGTCCGGAGCGCCACCGCCCTGA
- a CDS encoding serine/threonine protein phosphatase, with product MPAPFGPQFLRWLLALVLVAGDPFAAEDAPTELSFAQWEAACLRLPMNRELGKRRPPRAALPLSTMAPLNAALDAFFAATTNGPMASAKAWVGSVPRRDTFFNVGRSWFGPNPIPFEPFAQRLSLAPGDRVFLMGDLHGDIRSLLAVLRRLQELGWLDGFRVSAPGRHLVFLGDYTDRGQYGIEVIYTLLRLKNANPGTVHLVRGNHEDLNLVSRYGFLAEGEWKYGRSFDPNPILRAYDFLPVVLYVGTGNDFIQACHGGMEPGFDPRPLLAAPPDHAFRLLGPLRQATALRSEPPWLDLDPASATTAAREFLDFTPEAPTSPSVVGFLWNDFTLFADEPAFLRNPDRAYVYGSRAVASLMSHASRDGPRLRAVIRAHQHTATLNPMMRRLLASRGLYRHWQEERSGPALQSTAAALASALESGSRRSIPEHSVWTLNVSPDSVYGLGCGFGTATFAVLNLDGAFEDWRLDVETVDVVPQNGERR from the coding sequence ATGCCCGCCCCGTTCGGTCCTCAATTCCTGCGATGGCTGCTGGCGCTGGTCCTGGTGGCCGGCGATCCGTTCGCTGCGGAGGATGCCCCCACGGAGCTGTCGTTCGCGCAGTGGGAGGCCGCGTGCCTGCGACTGCCCATGAATCGCGAGCTCGGCAAACGGCGCCCGCCCCGGGCCGCATTGCCCCTGTCCACGATGGCGCCGCTCAACGCGGCGCTCGACGCCTTCTTTGCCGCAACCACCAACGGTCCCATGGCCTCCGCAAAGGCGTGGGTCGGATCCGTTCCGCGCCGTGACACCTTCTTCAACGTGGGACGCTCCTGGTTCGGTCCAAACCCGATTCCCTTCGAACCCTTTGCCCAGCGACTGAGCCTGGCGCCAGGGGATCGCGTCTTCCTGATGGGCGATCTCCACGGCGACATCCGATCGCTGCTCGCGGTGCTGCGTCGCCTTCAGGAACTCGGATGGCTGGACGGGTTCCGGGTGAGTGCCCCGGGGCGGCATCTGGTCTTCCTGGGGGACTACACCGATCGTGGCCAGTATGGGATCGAGGTGATCTACACCCTGTTGCGTCTGAAGAACGCCAATCCGGGAACGGTGCATCTGGTTCGGGGAAACCATGAAGACCTCAACCTGGTCAGCCGCTACGGATTCCTCGCCGAGGGTGAATGGAAATACGGGCGGTCGTTCGATCCCAATCCCATCCTCCGCGCCTACGACTTCCTGCCCGTGGTGCTCTATGTCGGCACCGGGAACGACTTCATCCAGGCCTGCCATGGCGGCATGGAACCTGGCTTTGATCCCCGGCCCCTGCTGGCCGCCCCTCCCGACCACGCTTTCCGGCTGCTGGGTCCCCTGCGGCAGGCGACGGCCCTGCGGTCGGAGCCTCCGTGGCTGGATCTGGATCCGGCGTCGGCCACCACGGCTGCCCGCGAGTTCCTCGACTTCACTCCGGAGGCACCCACGAGTCCGTCCGTGGTGGGATTCCTGTGGAATGACTTCACCCTGTTCGCCGACGAACCGGCATTCCTGCGCAACCCCGACCGCGCCTACGTTTACGGATCCCGTGCGGTGGCGTCCCTGATGTCCCATGCCAGCCGTGATGGGCCCCGGCTTCGGGCGGTGATCCGCGCCCATCAGCACACGGCCACCCTGAATCCCATGATGCGCCGATTGCTGGCCTCCCGGGGACTGTACCGTCACTGGCAGGAGGAACGGTCCGGTCCGGCGCTCCAGTCCACGGCCGCGGCACTGGCGTCGGCACTCGAGTCGGGGTCGCGTCGGTCCATTCCGGAGCATTCCGTTTGGACGCTGAATGTCTCACCCGACAGCGTGTACGGACTGGGGTGCGGGTTCGGCACCGCGACGTTTGCGGTCCTGAATCTTGACGGAGCCTTCGAAGACTGGCGCCTGGACGTGGAAACCGTGGACGTGGTGCCGCAAAACGGGGAACGCCGGTAG
- a CDS encoding DUF5110 domain-containing protein, protein MPKAQTPTPLAGLLPVGEHADSLLLRSPEAVLQVSALAPDLFRIRAVRGRRFSRTCSWAVRPSEWPAPEVRIRRTGTSMSLQTPAGTFKYQQKTGAWEVSDPTGIRVFTATAGCTAFAGREAQLTLELVDGESLFGLGETTGTFNRRGLARDFWNTDVLGHAPAIHPGLRQLYVSIPFAVSLRDGRAAGLFWDNPARQYWDLGQSNPLRWTLRAASGELDLYLFLGPGVPQVLHRYTQLTGRMPLPPRWALGYHQSRYSYESAARVREVAGEFRRRRLPCDAIHLDIHHMDAFRVFTFGRSFARPATLMRALSRQGFRVVTIVDPGVKHDRRFPVLRRGAAAGTFVKVPAGNRDFLGRVWPGTSRFPDFLNETTRRWWGDEQAALQRVGVAGFWNDMNEPANFARPDKTLDPRCQHRTDAGPRRHAEVHNVYGMEMARASQEGARRHRPDERPFIISRAGYAGIQRHALVWTGDNSSHWDHLNDAVQMLLNLSLSGVAFCGSDVGGFLDNATPELFARWLQFAAFTPFFRSHTNLGTVPQEPWAFGPEVEEISRRYLQLRYQLLPLLEGLFAEAHASGVPIMRPLLWHYPNDPVAVACGDQFLLGRDLLVAPVLRQGARARSVYLPNDLWYDFWTGEGFQGGHHVVAEAPLEVLPLFVRAGGMVPMTRPEPCMPSRLDPMVFLHCWPGASGECTWYEDDGCSNNYETGVCLRRRLRSRTAGRSFQLEFGESEGPFPTAVTTWRLILRGVQRAVRFRINGREAGGTWIQDTDLFVADIPNRPEPLTVTFTSVKRPR, encoded by the coding sequence ATGCCCAAAGCCCAAACCCCGACGCCCCTGGCCGGCCTGCTGCCCGTTGGGGAACACGCGGACTCCTTGTTGCTCAGGAGCCCGGAGGCCGTTCTCCAGGTCAGTGCCCTGGCCCCGGATCTGTTCAGGATTCGTGCCGTTCGGGGACGCCGATTTTCCAGGACCTGCTCCTGGGCTGTGCGGCCTTCGGAATGGCCGGCACCGGAAGTCCGCATTCGCAGGACGGGCACCTCAATGAGCCTCCAGACGCCTGCCGGAACCTTCAAATACCAGCAGAAGACCGGGGCGTGGGAGGTGTCGGATCCGACGGGAATCCGGGTGTTCACGGCGACCGCCGGTTGCACGGCATTCGCCGGGCGGGAGGCGCAGCTGACGCTTGAATTGGTGGACGGGGAATCCCTCTTCGGTCTCGGGGAAACCACCGGCACCTTCAACCGGCGCGGTTTGGCCCGTGATTTTTGGAACACCGATGTCCTGGGCCACGCCCCCGCCATTCATCCCGGGCTCCGCCAGCTCTATGTGTCCATTCCGTTTGCGGTGTCGTTGCGCGACGGCCGTGCCGCAGGGCTGTTTTGGGACAACCCGGCCCGCCAGTACTGGGACCTCGGGCAAAGCAATCCGCTCCGGTGGACCCTGCGCGCCGCCTCGGGCGAACTGGATCTGTACCTGTTCCTTGGTCCCGGGGTGCCGCAGGTCCTGCACCGCTACACGCAACTCACCGGGCGCATGCCCCTGCCCCCACGGTGGGCTTTGGGGTACCACCAATCCCGCTACAGCTATGAGTCGGCGGCGCGCGTCCGGGAGGTGGCCGGCGAATTTCGAAGGCGGCGGCTGCCGTGCGACGCGATCCACCTCGACATCCATCACATGGACGCCTTTCGCGTGTTCACCTTCGGCCGGTCGTTCGCCCGGCCGGCGACGCTGATGCGGGCGTTGTCCCGGCAGGGATTCCGGGTGGTGACGATCGTGGATCCCGGCGTGAAGCATGACCGGCGCTTCCCCGTGCTGCGGCGGGGCGCCGCAGCTGGAACCTTTGTGAAGGTGCCGGCAGGCAACCGGGATTTCCTGGGCCGGGTGTGGCCGGGAACGTCCCGCTTTCCCGACTTCCTCAACGAAACCACCCGACGTTGGTGGGGTGACGAGCAGGCCGCGCTCCAGCGCGTCGGCGTGGCGGGGTTCTGGAACGACATGAACGAGCCGGCGAATTTTGCGCGGCCGGACAAAACCCTCGACCCGCGCTGCCAGCACCGCACCGACGCCGGTCCGCGTCGCCATGCCGAAGTCCACAATGTTTACGGCATGGAGATGGCCAGGGCGTCGCAGGAAGGCGCCCGACGCCACCGTCCGGACGAACGACCGTTCATCATCTCGCGCGCCGGCTACGCCGGCATCCAGCGCCATGCCCTGGTCTGGACCGGCGACAACTCGTCACACTGGGATCACCTCAACGACGCCGTGCAAATGCTGCTCAACCTCTCGCTGAGCGGCGTCGCCTTCTGCGGCAGCGACGTGGGCGGCTTCCTCGACAACGCCACGCCGGAGCTGTTCGCGCGCTGGCTCCAGTTCGCCGCCTTCACCCCGTTCTTCCGCAGCCACACCAATCTGGGGACCGTGCCGCAGGAGCCCTGGGCGTTCGGCCCGGAGGTTGAGGAAATCTCCCGTCGCTATCTCCAGCTGCGCTACCAACTGCTGCCCCTGCTGGAGGGTCTGTTCGCGGAAGCCCACGCTTCGGGGGTGCCAATCATGCGGCCGCTGCTCTGGCACTACCCCAACGATCCGGTCGCCGTCGCCTGCGGCGACCAGTTCCTGCTGGGACGCGACCTCCTGGTGGCCCCGGTCCTCCGTCAGGGCGCCCGGGCGCGGTCGGTGTACCTGCCCAACGATCTCTGGTATGACTTTTGGACCGGCGAGGGATTCCAGGGAGGTCACCACGTGGTCGCCGAGGCGCCCCTGGAAGTCCTTCCGCTGTTTGTGCGGGCTGGCGGGATGGTGCCCATGACCCGCCCGGAACCCTGCATGCCGTCCCGCCTGGACCCGATGGTCTTCCTCCATTGCTGGCCTGGGGCCTCCGGGGAATGCACGTGGTACGAGGACGACGGATGTTCCAACAACTACGAAACCGGCGTGTGCCTGCGCCGACGCCTTCGCAGCCGGACCGCGGGGCGAAGCTTTCAGCTCGAATTCGGGGAATCCGAGGGGCCGTTCCCCACCGCGGTAACCACCTGGCGCCTGATCCTCCGGGGCGTGCAGCGCGCCGTGCGCTTCCGAATCAACGGACGGGAGGCCGGCGGCACGTGGATTCAGGACACCGATCTTTTCGTGGCGGACATTCCGAACCGGCCGGAACCCCTGACGGTGACGTTCACTTCCGTGAAACGTCCCCGATGA
- a CDS encoding dienelactone hydrolase family protein: MKTEPSRRSKPLGADRAFDPGAVSGDLGPMRWLLGLCAIAGTVLATPVDEFLNAARARHGDAGVRAAQFLVDHMPPGDRESLTAAFLTENLDLAFQARHEFPWASTVPEDLFLNDVLPYAVFNEPRDPWRPQLMALTRELVQGSKTAIEAAQALNRQLFDRIQVHYHTGRKRPHQSLRESMELGKATCTGLSIILVEACRSVGIPARAVGTPLWANGRGNHTWVEIWYGDWQFTGADEYDAAGLNRGWFVGDAAEAIAGQPRHAIYATSWKRQGLTFPMVWSRGNESVAAVNVTERYAASRQPPAPAARLGVRLWDRPGGERIAAKVCVLDGVRRSCALDSTRSGTADLNDMPRFHLQPGDQGWLRFTVGEEAREMPFGPLPEGNPTVDAIWPDLMPATAAVDAARTWLERPVGSRPANAPELDLPLTKVEAERVTSLVATDLLSRLAVERREEVEQRRFTFGDQTLRWTEHTFGDAPAGGRSLWISLHGGGNAPPEVNDRQWQNQGRLYEPAEGIYVAPRAPTDTWNLWHESHIDPLFQRLIDNYVAVRGVDPNRVYLMGYSAGGDGVWQLAPRMADRFAAAAMMAGHPNEASLLGLRNLPFALFMGAEDRAYNRNQVARDRAAELDRLQQEDPAGYVHLTRIYEGLGHWMQKRDAEALPWMAAHQRQPWPRRIVWFQDDVVHRRFYWLQVAADAPVSAGHKIVAVLDGQTVRLEGDVPDGIRLRLSDRLLDLDQPVHVWINGQERFSGTVPRTTSAIVASLAERADTASASTASLPLP; this comes from the coding sequence ATGAAGACCGAACCCTCCCGGCGATCAAAACCGTTGGGAGCGGATCGTGCTTTTGACCCGGGCGCTGTTTCCGGAGACCTTGGGCCGATGCGATGGCTTCTGGGTCTTTGTGCGATCGCCGGCACGGTGCTGGCCACTCCGGTGGATGAATTTCTCAATGCGGCCCGTGCGCGTCATGGCGACGCCGGAGTCCGGGCGGCCCAGTTCCTCGTGGACCACATGCCTCCGGGCGACCGGGAATCCCTTACGGCAGCGTTCCTCACCGAGAACCTGGACCTTGCATTCCAGGCGCGGCACGAGTTCCCGTGGGCCTCTACCGTCCCGGAGGACCTCTTTCTCAACGATGTGCTGCCCTACGCAGTCTTCAACGAACCACGGGACCCATGGCGTCCGCAGCTCATGGCTCTCACCCGCGAGCTGGTGCAGGGCTCAAAGACGGCCATCGAGGCGGCCCAGGCCTTGAATCGGCAGCTTTTTGACCGGATTCAGGTGCACTATCACACCGGTCGCAAACGTCCGCACCAGAGCCTGCGCGAGTCCATGGAACTCGGGAAGGCGACCTGCACCGGACTCTCCATCATCCTGGTGGAGGCGTGCCGTTCCGTGGGCATTCCCGCACGCGCCGTGGGCACGCCGCTCTGGGCCAACGGTCGCGGCAACCACACCTGGGTGGAAATCTGGTACGGCGACTGGCAGTTCACCGGCGCGGATGAATATGACGCGGCCGGATTGAACCGCGGCTGGTTTGTGGGCGATGCCGCCGAGGCGATTGCCGGCCAGCCACGCCACGCGATCTACGCCACGTCCTGGAAGCGGCAGGGCCTGACATTCCCCATGGTCTGGTCGCGTGGCAACGAGTCGGTCGCCGCGGTCAATGTCACGGAACGCTACGCCGCGTCCCGCCAGCCTCCGGCGCCGGCCGCCCGTCTTGGCGTACGCCTCTGGGACCGTCCGGGCGGGGAGCGGATCGCCGCAAAGGTGTGCGTTTTGGACGGTGTCCGCCGCAGCTGCGCACTGGATTCCACGCGATCCGGCACCGCAGATCTCAACGACATGCCGCGCTTTCATCTCCAGCCGGGAGACCAGGGCTGGCTGCGCTTCACGGTCGGAGAGGAGGCGCGCGAGATGCCGTTCGGTCCGCTACCGGAGGGGAACCCAACGGTGGATGCCATCTGGCCTGACCTCATGCCGGCCACCGCCGCTGTGGATGCGGCCCGCACCTGGCTGGAGCGTCCGGTGGGGTCCCGTCCCGCGAATGCGCCCGAGCTGGACCTGCCCCTGACGAAGGTCGAAGCGGAGCGGGTGACCTCTCTGGTGGCCACAGACCTCCTGAGCCGGCTGGCGGTGGAACGTCGGGAGGAGGTGGAGCAGCGGCGGTTCACCTTTGGGGATCAGACGCTGCGCTGGACGGAACACACCTTTGGCGACGCCCCCGCCGGCGGGCGCAGCCTTTGGATTTCCCTGCATGGGGGTGGCAACGCACCCCCCGAGGTGAACGACCGCCAGTGGCAAAATCAGGGTCGCCTCTATGAACCCGCCGAAGGCATCTATGTGGCGCCCCGGGCCCCGACCGACACCTGGAATCTCTGGCATGAGTCTCACATTGACCCGTTGTTTCAGAGGCTCATTGACAACTATGTCGCCGTACGCGGGGTGGATCCCAATCGCGTTTATCTCATGGGTTACTCGGCGGGTGGCGACGGGGTATGGCAACTCGCCCCCCGCATGGCCGACCGTTTTGCCGCGGCCGCGATGATGGCCGGCCATCCCAACGAGGCCTCGCTCCTGGGGCTCCGCAACCTGCCGTTTGCCCTCTTCATGGGCGCCGAGGACCGGGCCTACAACCGCAACCAGGTCGCCCGGGATCGCGCGGCGGAGCTCGACCGCCTCCAGCAGGAGGATCCGGCCGGGTATGTGCACCTGACCCGGATCTATGAGGGGCTTGGGCACTGGATGCAGAAAAGGGATGCCGAGGCGCTCCCCTGGATGGCGGCCCACCAGCGACAGCCCTGGCCGCGGCGCATTGTCTGGTTTCAGGACGACGTGGTGCACCGGCGTTTCTACTGGCTGCAGGTCGCCGCCGATGCCCCGGTGAGCGCCGGCCACAAGATCGTCGCCGTCTTGGACGGACAGACGGTGCGTCTGGAGGGGGATGTGCCGGACGGCATCCGCCTCCGGCTGTCGGACCGTTTGCTCGACCTTGATCAGCCGGTCCATGTCTGGATCAACGGACAGGAGCGGTTTTCAGGGACCGTGCCGCGCACGACGTCGGCGATCGTCGCCTCACTTGCCGAGCGGGCGGATACGGCCTCGGCGTCCACGGCCTCCCTCCCCCTGCCCTGA